Proteins encoded by one window of Arabidopsis thaliana chromosome 2, partial sequence:
- a CDS encoding haloacid dehalogenase-like hydrolase family protein (haloacid dehalogenase-like hydrolase family protein; FUNCTIONS IN: metallopeptidase activity, hydrolase activity, catalytic activity, zinc ion binding; INVOLVED IN: metabolic process; EXPRESSED IN: 24 plant structures; EXPRESSED DURING: 15 growth stages; CONTAINS InterPro DOMAIN/s: Uncharacterised protein family UPF0054, conserved site (InterPro:IPR020549), Cof protein (InterPro:IPR000150), HAD-superfamily hydrolase, subfamily IIB (InterPro:IPR006379), HAD superfamily hydrolase-like, type 3 (InterPro:IPR013200), Uncharacterised protein family UPF0054 (InterPro:IPR002036); Has 22843 Blast hits to 22827 proteins in 2747 species: Archae - 229; Bacteria - 20428; Metazoa - 41; Fungi - 14; Plants - 67; Viruses - 0; Other Eukaryotes - 2064 (source: NCBI BLink).), producing the protein MLSRVCPTLRYNRIWSAHAREMPRATLLLLQPNFFHSSPKTALVNRLDVTSSEFSSMFRRSFHALRSTVGDWRKLPKPPGQVFAERREYRKIRRRAPKKKQELELSVSICIEEQLPDDLEIQNIAEMLRLNVPMAMTLAFNGLKDSKYKTRETDIEDLGGYETVELSVMLCNDDFICKLNKEWRGEDHATDVLSMSQHVPELKLPVLMMGDLVISVETAARQAAERGHTLLDEIRILVIHGLLHLLGFDHEISDEAEQEMEEEEELLLKNLGWKGKGLIQSAYDIQKTTTVQPEKSDDRKEGDGLRLYKPKFSYIFCDMDGTLLNSKSQISEANAKALKEALLRGLKVVIATGKSRPGAIRILKTADLTGSDGIISESSPGVFVQGLLVYGRQGKEVYRGNLDRDVCRETCLYSLEHRIPLIAFSQDRCLTLFDHPLVDSLHTIYNEPKAEIISSVDQLIAEADIQKVIFMDTTEGVSSVIRPYWSEATGDRANVVQAQSDMLEIVPPGTSKGNGVKMLLNHLGVSPDEIMAIGDGENDIEMLQLASLGVALSNGAEKTKAVADVIGVSNDQDGVADAIYRYAF; encoded by the exons ATGCTCTCTCGTGTCTGCCCAACCCTCCGCTATAATCGTATCTGGTCTGCTCATGCGCGTGAAATGCCACGCGCCACCCTCCTTCTCCTCCAACCCAACTTCTTCCACTCTTCCCCCAAAACTGCTCTTGTGAATCGTCTCGATGTTACTTCATCGGAGTTTTCTTCCATGTTCCGTCGGAGCTTCCACGCTTTACGCAGCACCGTAGGAGACTGGAGAAAGCTTCCGAAACCGCCGGGTCAGGTTTTTGCGGAGAGGAGAGAATACAGGAAGATTAGAAGGAGAGCTCCGAAGAAGAAACAGGAATTGGAGCTTAGTGTTAGTATCTGCATCGAAGAACAGCTTCCTGATGATCTCGAGATTCAG AATATTGCAGAAATGCTTCGTCTCAATGTACCTATGGCAATGACATTGGCTTTCAATGGTTTGAAAGATTCAAAGTATAAAACAAGAGAGACTGATATAGAAGATCTTGGTGGGTATGAAACTGTTGAATTATCGGTGATGCtttgtaatgatgattttatttgtaaactCAACAAAGAGTGGAGAGGTGAAGATCATGCTACTGATGTGCTTTCCATGTCACAACATGTCCCTGAACTGAAGCTTCCAGTA CTTATGATGGGAGATCTCGTCATTTCTGTTGAGACAGCTGCAAGGCAAGCTGCAGAGAGAGGGCATACTCTTCTTGATGAAATACGCATTCTTGTG ATTCATGGGTTGCTACATCTACTGGGATTTGATCATGAAATCAGCGACGAGGCTGAGCAAGaaatggaagaggaagaggagttGTTGCTAAAAAACCTTGGGTGGAAAGGAAAAGGACTCATTCAGAGTGCATATGACATTCAAAAAACAACTACAGTTCAGCCGGAGAAATCAGATG ACAGGAAGGAAGGGGATGGCCTAAGATTGTACAAACCAAAGTTCTCCTATATATTCTGTGATATGGATG GTACACTGCTTAACAGTAAAAGTCAGATTTCGGAGGCAAATGCAAAAGCTTTAAAAGAAGCCCTTCTGAGGGGACTTAAAGTAGTCATAGCTACGGGGAAG TCCCGCCCAGGTGCGATCAGAATCTTGAAGACGGCTGATCTAACTGGATCCGATGGCATTATCTCAGAGTCCTCTCCAGGCGTTTTCGTTCAG GGATTACTTGTCTATGGTAGACAAGGGAAAGAAGTGTATCGAGGAAACTTAGACCGAGATGTCTGCAGAGAG ACCTGTCTTTATTCTTTGGAGCATCGAATTCCTCTCATTGCATTCAGCCAGGATCGCTGCTTGACATTGTTTGACCACCCTCTTGTCGACTCTCTTCACACAATCTACAATGAGCCAAAG GCCGAAATTATATCATCGGTTGATCAACTGATAGCTGAAGCTGACATTCAG AAAGTGATATTTATGGACACAACCGAGGGAGTCTCATCTGTTATCCGTCCGTATTGGTCAGAAGCTACAGGAGACCGTGCTAATGTTGTTCAAGCTCAATCAGACATGCTAGAAATCGTCCCACCCGGAACCTCCAAAGGGAATGGTGTAAAAATGCTACTCAATCATTTGGGCGTTTCACCGGATGAG ATAATGGCGAttggagatggagaaaatGACATAGAGATGCTGCAACTGGCCTCGTTGGGAGTTGCTCTGAGCAACGGTGCAGAAAAAACAAAGGCGGTGGCTGATGTGATTGGTGTGAGCAACGACCAAGATGGTGTTGCTGATGCCATCTACCGCTACGCATTCTGA
- a CDS encoding Oleosin family protein (Oleosin family protein; FUNCTIONS IN: molecular_function unknown; INVOLVED IN: lipid storage; LOCATED IN: monolayer-surrounded lipid storage body, integral to membrane, membrane; EXPRESSED IN: petal, leaf whorl, flower, carpel; EXPRESSED DURING: 4 anthesis, petal differentiation and expansion stage; CONTAINS InterPro DOMAIN/s: Oleosin (InterPro:IPR000136); BEST Arabidopsis thaliana protein match is: oleosin3 (TAIR:AT5G51210.1); Has 35333 Blast hits to 34131 proteins in 2444 species: Archae - 798; Bacteria - 22429; Metazoa - 974; Fungi - 991; Plants - 531; Viruses - 0; Other Eukaryotes - 9610 (source: NCBI BLink).), giving the protein MADHQQHQQQQQPIMRSLHESSPSTRQIVRFVTAATIGLSLLVLSGLTLTGTVIGLIVATPLMVLFSPVLVPAVITIGLLTMGFLFSGGCGVAAATALTWIYKYVTGKHPMGADKVDYARMRIAEKAKELGHYTHSQPQQTHQTTTTTH; this is encoded by the coding sequence atggcggatcatcaacaacatcagcaacaacaacaaccaataATGAGGAGTCTCCATGAATCATCACCATCGACTCGGCAGATAGTGAGATTCGTAACGGCAGCTACGATCGGCCTATCACTCCTCGTGCTCTCAGGACTAACACTAACCGGAACGGTGATCGGTTTGATCGTAGCGACGCCGTTGATGGTTCTGTTCAGCCCGGTGTTGGTACCGGCAGTGATAACGATAGGGCTTTTGACGATGGGATTCCTATTCTCCGGTGGTTGTGGGGTGGCAGCAGCTACGGCGTTAACGTGGATTTATAAGTACGTTACCGGAAAACACCCGATGGGAGCGGATAAGGTGGATTACGCGAGGATGAGGATAGCGGAGAAAGCCAAAGAGTTGGGACATTATACGCACTCGCAGCCACAACAAACACACCAAACCACAACAACTACTCATTAG
- the AUR2 gene encoding ataurora2, with amino-acid sequence MQMYQHVAASGFDRCCFAETQQIAASEAAQKRWTTSDFDIGKPLGRGKFGHVYLAREKRSDHIVALKVLFKAQLQQSQVEHQLRREVEIQSHLRHPNILRLYGYFYDQKRVYLILEYAVRGELYKELQKCKYFSERRAATYVASLARALIYCHGKHVIHRDIKPENLLIGAQGELKIADFGWSVHTFNRRRTMCGTLDYLPPEMVESVEHDASVDIWSLGILCYEFLYGVPPFEAREHSETYKRIVQVDLKFPPKPIVSSSAKDLISQMLVKESTQRLALHKLLEHPWIVQNADPSGLYRG; translated from the exons ATGCAGATGTATCAACACGTGGCAGCATCTGGATTCGACCGTTGCTGCTTTGCTG AGACGCAGcaaatt GCGGCTTCAGAGGCTGCACAAAAGAGATGGACTACAAGCGATTTCGATATCGGAAAGCCACTTGGTAGAGGAAAGTTTGGCCATGTTTATCTAGCAAGAGAGAAACGG AGCGATCACATTGTGGCTTTAAAGGTTCTTTTTAAGGCTCAGCTTCAACAATCTCAAGTTGAACACCAGTTACGAAGGGAAGTAGAGATTCAATCTCATCTTCGGCATCCCAATATTCTGCGGCTCTACGGTTACTTCTATGATCAG AAAAgagtttatttgattttggagtATGCTGTAAGGGGTGAGCTTTATAAAGAGCTTCAGAAGTGCAAGTACTTCAGCGAACGTCGAGCAGCAACT TATGTTGCGTCATTGGCTAGAGCCCTCATCTATTGCCATGGAAAGCATGTAATTCACAGAGATATAAAACCTGAAAATCTGTTGATTGGTGCTCAG GGTGAGCTCAAGATTGCAGATTTTGGATGGTCAGTACACACATTCAACCGTAGAAGGACTATGTGTGGCACTTTGGATTACCTTCCACCTGAGATGG TGGAAAGCGTTGAACATGATGCGAGTGTCGATATATGGAGTCTAGGAATTCTCTGCTACGAATTTCTTTATGGTGTTCCTCCTTTTGAGGCCAGGGAGCATTCAGAGACATACAAAAG GATTGTTCAAGTGGATCTCAAGTTCCCTCCCAAACCCATTGTGTCATCATCTGCAAAGGACCTGATTAGCCAG ATGTTGGTTAAGGAGTCTACGCAACGTTTGGCCTTGCACAAGCTTCTTGAACACCCGTGGATTGTGCAAAACGCAGACCCATCAGGCCTTTACAGAGGATGA
- the AUR2 gene encoding ataurora2 (ataurora2 (AUR2); CONTAINS InterPro DOMAIN/s: Spindle assembly checkpoint kinase (InterPro:IPR020663), Protein kinase, ATP binding site (InterPro:IPR017441), Protein kinase, catalytic domain (InterPro:IPR000719), Serine/threonine-protein kinase domain (InterPro:IPR002290), Calcium/calmodulin-dependent protein kinase-like (InterPro:IPR020636), Tyrosine-protein kinase, catalytic domain (InterPro:IPR020635), Serine/threonine-protein kinase-like domain (InterPro:IPR017442), Protein kinase-like domain (InterPro:IPR011009); BEST Arabidopsis thaliana protein match is: ataurora1 (TAIR:AT4G32830.1); Has 30201 Blast hits to 17322 proteins in 780 species: Archae - 12; Bacteria - 1396; Metazoa - 17338; Fungi - 3422; Plants - 5037; Viruses - 0; Other Eukaryotes - 2996 (source: NCBI BLink).): MGISTETQQIAASEAAQKRWTTSDFDIGKPLGRGKFGHVYLAREKRSDHIVALKVLFKAQLQQSQVEHQLRREVEIQSHLRHPNILRLYGYFYDQKRVYLILEYAVRGELYKELQKCKYFSERRAATGELKIADFGWSVHTFNRRRTMCGTLDYLPPEMVESVEHDASVDIWSLGILCYEFLYGVPPFEAREHSETYKRIVQVDLKFPPKPIVSSSAKDLISQMLVKESTQRLALHKLLEHPWIVQNADPSGLYRG; the protein is encoded by the exons ATGGGGATTTCTACAGAGACGCAGcaaatt GCGGCTTCAGAGGCTGCACAAAAGAGATGGACTACAAGCGATTTCGATATCGGAAAGCCACTTGGTAGAGGAAAGTTTGGCCATGTTTATCTAGCAAGAGAGAAACGG AGCGATCACATTGTGGCTTTAAAGGTTCTTTTTAAGGCTCAGCTTCAACAATCTCAAGTTGAACACCAGTTACGAAGGGAAGTAGAGATTCAATCTCATCTTCGGCATCCCAATATTCTGCGGCTCTACGGTTACTTCTATGATCAG AAAAgagtttatttgattttggagtATGCTGTAAGGGGTGAGCTTTATAAAGAGCTTCAGAAGTGCAAGTACTTCAGCGAACGTCGAGCAGCAACT GGTGAGCTCAAGATTGCAGATTTTGGATGGTCAGTACACACATTCAACCGTAGAAGGACTATGTGTGGCACTTTGGATTACCTTCCACCTGAGATGG TGGAAAGCGTTGAACATGATGCGAGTGTCGATATATGGAGTCTAGGAATTCTCTGCTACGAATTTCTTTATGGTGTTCCTCCTTTTGAGGCCAGGGAGCATTCAGAGACATACAAAAG GATTGTTCAAGTGGATCTCAAGTTCCCTCCCAAACCCATTGTGTCATCATCTGCAAAGGACCTGATTAGCCAG ATGTTGGTTAAGGAGTCTACGCAACGTTTGGCCTTGCACAAGCTTCTTGAACACCCGTGGATTGTGCAAAACGCAGACCCATCAGGCCTTTACAGAGGATGA
- the AUR2 gene encoding ataurora2 (ataurora2 (AUR2); CONTAINS InterPro DOMAIN/s: Spindle assembly checkpoint kinase (InterPro:IPR020663), Protein kinase, ATP binding site (InterPro:IPR017441), Protein kinase, catalytic domain (InterPro:IPR000719), Serine/threonine-protein kinase domain (InterPro:IPR002290), Calcium/calmodulin-dependent protein kinase-like (InterPro:IPR020636), Serine/threonine-protein kinase-like domain (InterPro:IPR017442), Protein kinase-like domain (InterPro:IPR011009), Serine/threonine-protein kinase, active site (InterPro:IPR008271); BEST Arabidopsis thaliana protein match is: ataurora1 (TAIR:AT4G32830.1); Has 130749 Blast hits to 128519 proteins in 4314 species: Archae - 145; Bacteria - 15305; Metazoa - 47836; Fungi - 12919; Plants - 32506; Viruses - 547; Other Eukaryotes - 21491 (source: NCBI BLink).), giving the protein MGISTETQQIAASEAAQKRWTTSDFDIGKPLGRGKFGHVYLAREKRSDHIVALKVLFKAQLQQSQVEHQLRREVEIQSHLRHPNILRLYGYFYDQKRVYLILEYAVRGELYKELQKCKYFSERRAATYVASLARALIYCHGKHVIHRDIKPENLLIGAQGELKIADFGWSVHTFNRRRTMCGTLDYLPPEMVESVEHDASVDIWSLGILCYEFLYGVPPFEAREHSETYKRIVQVDLKFPPKPIVSSSAKDLISQMLVKESTQRLALHKLLEHPWIVQNADPSGLYRG; this is encoded by the exons ATGGGGATTTCTACAGAGACGCAGcaaatt GCGGCTTCAGAGGCTGCACAAAAGAGATGGACTACAAGCGATTTCGATATCGGAAAGCCACTTGGTAGAGGAAAGTTTGGCCATGTTTATCTAGCAAGAGAGAAACGG AGCGATCACATTGTGGCTTTAAAGGTTCTTTTTAAGGCTCAGCTTCAACAATCTCAAGTTGAACACCAGTTACGAAGGGAAGTAGAGATTCAATCTCATCTTCGGCATCCCAATATTCTGCGGCTCTACGGTTACTTCTATGATCAG AAAAgagtttatttgattttggagtATGCTGTAAGGGGTGAGCTTTATAAAGAGCTTCAGAAGTGCAAGTACTTCAGCGAACGTCGAGCAGCAACT TATGTTGCGTCATTGGCTAGAGCCCTCATCTATTGCCATGGAAAGCATGTAATTCACAGAGATATAAAACCTGAAAATCTGTTGATTGGTGCTCAG GGTGAGCTCAAGATTGCAGATTTTGGATGGTCAGTACACACATTCAACCGTAGAAGGACTATGTGTGGCACTTTGGATTACCTTCCACCTGAGATGG TGGAAAGCGTTGAACATGATGCGAGTGTCGATATATGGAGTCTAGGAATTCTCTGCTACGAATTTCTTTATGGTGTTCCTCCTTTTGAGGCCAGGGAGCATTCAGAGACATACAAAAG GATTGTTCAAGTGGATCTCAAGTTCCCTCCCAAACCCATTGTGTCATCATCTGCAAAGGACCTGATTAGCCAG ATGTTGGTTAAGGAGTCTACGCAACGTTTGGCCTTGCACAAGCTTCTTGAACACCCGTGGATTGTGCAAAACGCAGACCCATCAGGCCTTTACAGAGGATGA
- the AUR2 gene encoding ataurora2 yields the protein MQMYQHVAASGFDRCCFAGGLRFFPFLNFSIWICSLCENYSLFSLSFFSFSRYLGSSTISSMGISTETQQIAASEAAQKRWTTSDFDIGKPLGRGKFGHVYLAREKRSDHIVALKVLFKAQLQQSQVEHQLRREVEIQSHLRHPNILRLYGYFYDQKRVYLILEYAVRGELYKELQKCKYFSERRAATYVASLARALIYCHGKHVIHRDIKPENLLIGAQGELKIADFGWSVHTFNRRRTMCGTLDYLPPEMVESVEHDASVDIWSLGILCYEFLYGVPPFEAREHSETYKRIVQVDLKFPPKPIVSSSAKDLISQMLVKESTQRLALHKLLEHPWIVQNADPSGLYRG from the exons ATGCAGATGTATCAACACGTGGCAGCATCTGGATTCGACCGTTGCTGCTTTGCTGGTGGTTTAcgttttttcccctttttaaATTTCTCAATTTGGATCTGTTCCCTTTGTGAAAAttactctctcttctctctttctttcttctctttctctcgctATCTTGGCTCATCAACGATCTCTTCCATGGGGATTTCTACAGAGACGCAGcaaatt GCGGCTTCAGAGGCTGCACAAAAGAGATGGACTACAAGCGATTTCGATATCGGAAAGCCACTTGGTAGAGGAAAGTTTGGCCATGTTTATCTAGCAAGAGAGAAACGG AGCGATCACATTGTGGCTTTAAAGGTTCTTTTTAAGGCTCAGCTTCAACAATCTCAAGTTGAACACCAGTTACGAAGGGAAGTAGAGATTCAATCTCATCTTCGGCATCCCAATATTCTGCGGCTCTACGGTTACTTCTATGATCAG AAAAgagtttatttgattttggagtATGCTGTAAGGGGTGAGCTTTATAAAGAGCTTCAGAAGTGCAAGTACTTCAGCGAACGTCGAGCAGCAACT TATGTTGCGTCATTGGCTAGAGCCCTCATCTATTGCCATGGAAAGCATGTAATTCACAGAGATATAAAACCTGAAAATCTGTTGATTGGTGCTCAG GGTGAGCTCAAGATTGCAGATTTTGGATGGTCAGTACACACATTCAACCGTAGAAGGACTATGTGTGGCACTTTGGATTACCTTCCACCTGAGATGG TGGAAAGCGTTGAACATGATGCGAGTGTCGATATATGGAGTCTAGGAATTCTCTGCTACGAATTTCTTTATGGTGTTCCTCCTTTTGAGGCCAGGGAGCATTCAGAGACATACAAAAG GATTGTTCAAGTGGATCTCAAGTTCCCTCCCAAACCCATTGTGTCATCATCTGCAAAGGACCTGATTAGCCAG ATGTTGGTTAAGGAGTCTACGCAACGTTTGGCCTTGCACAAGCTTCTTGAACACCCGTGGATTGTGCAAAACGCAGACCCATCAGGCCTTTACAGAGGATGA
- a CDS encoding Oleosin family protein produces MVSLLKLQKQHRTLNPYSLRKRKKEMADHQQHQQQQQPIMRSLHESSPSTRQIVRFVTAATIGLSLLVLSGLTLTGTVIGLIVATPLMVLFSPVLVPAVITIGLLTMGFLFSGGCGVAAATALTWIYKYVTGKHPMGADKVDYARMRIAEKAKELGHYTHSQPQQTHQTTTTTH; encoded by the coding sequence ATGGTAAGCTTATTAAAgctacaaaaacaacatagaACATTAAATCCATACTctcttagaaaaagaaaaaaagaaatggcggatcatcaacaacatcagcaacaacaacaaccaataATGAGGAGTCTCCATGAATCATCACCATCGACTCGGCAGATAGTGAGATTCGTAACGGCAGCTACGATCGGCCTATCACTCCTCGTGCTCTCAGGACTAACACTAACCGGAACGGTGATCGGTTTGATCGTAGCGACGCCGTTGATGGTTCTGTTCAGCCCGGTGTTGGTACCGGCAGTGATAACGATAGGGCTTTTGACGATGGGATTCCTATTCTCCGGTGGTTGTGGGGTGGCAGCAGCTACGGCGTTAACGTGGATTTATAAGTACGTTACCGGAAAACACCCGATGGGAGCGGATAAGGTGGATTACGCGAGGATGAGGATAGCGGAGAAAGCCAAAGAGTTGGGACATTATACGCACTCGCAGCCACAACAAACACACCAAACCACAACAACTACTCATTAG